A region of Bacteroidales bacterium DNA encodes the following proteins:
- a CDS encoding FKBP-type peptidyl-prolyl cis-trans isomerase, with the protein MRQGDEVELLIPSSLALGEKGRPGMVEPYTALHYFVRLTDVKTKAEHEAELEAKRKNEAAKLEAARLQEASVLAKYIADNEITVEPTASGLYFISTLEGDGEQAVAGDKVKVHYTGTLLDGTKFDSSVDRGQAFEFVLGQGKVIKGWDEGIAMMKVGGKATLILPSSLAYGERQAGALIKPYSPLKFDVELLDIIKE; encoded by the coding sequence ATGCGACAAGGTGATGAGGTTGAACTTCTTATTCCTTCTTCTTTAGCTCTTGGTGAAAAAGGACGTCCGGGGATGGTTGAACCATATACCGCATTACATTATTTTGTTCGTTTAACAGATGTTAAAACAAAAGCAGAACATGAGGCTGAACTTGAAGCAAAACGTAAAAATGAAGCTGCAAAACTTGAGGCTGCTCGTTTACAAGAAGCTTCTGTTTTGGCAAAATATATTGCCGATAATGAAATTACCGTTGAGCCTACAGCTAGTGGATTGTACTTTATTTCTACTCTTGAAGGTGATGGTGAACAGGCCGTTGCAGGAGATAAAGTAAAAGTACATTATACTGGTACTTTATTAGATGGAACTAAATTTGATTCTTCTGTTGACAGAGGCCAAGCTTTTGAGTTTGTTCTTGGACAAGGAAAAGTGATTAAAGGATGGGACGAAGGAATTGCAATGATGAAAGTTGGAGGAAAAGCTACGCTTATTTTACCTTCAAGCCTTGCTTATGGCGAACGTCAAGCGGGAGCTTTGATTAAACCTTATTCTCCCTTAAAGTTTGATGTTGAATTACTTGATATCATTAAAGAATAA